A window of the Streptomyces luomodiensis genome harbors these coding sequences:
- a CDS encoding DUF4255 domain-containing protein, translating into MSNGLAFATVTQALALLIANNLRPEIDIAVTVDTHRPPAEPPTEPTINIFLYQVTPNASMRATDLPTRASDGTLLKRPAAAMDLHYLISAYGEESELVGQRLIGAVVRILHEIPMLPKDVIEEAARRSYLAGSDLAESVQRVRFTPTQMDVDETSKLWGMLYQTPYVLSVCYQGSLVLIEGREQPVPAKPVERHTVRAVPFGAPGAPEPPASPGPHEPSAESAPVEAEAEAKTAPETEPPAPAKPTKKRAAAAKTAAAKTAAAPTRPRKTTARRRGGRSGDPES; encoded by the coding sequence ATGAGCAACGGACTCGCCTTCGCGACCGTCACCCAGGCCCTCGCGCTGCTCATCGCGAACAATCTGCGGCCCGAGATCGACATCGCGGTCACGGTGGACACCCACAGACCTCCGGCGGAGCCCCCCACCGAACCGACGATCAACATCTTCCTCTACCAGGTCACCCCGAACGCCTCCATGCGCGCCACCGACCTGCCCACCCGGGCCTCGGACGGCACGCTCCTCAAGCGGCCGGCCGCGGCGATGGACCTGCACTACCTGATCAGCGCCTACGGGGAGGAATCCGAACTGGTCGGGCAGCGCCTGATCGGCGCCGTGGTGCGCATCCTGCACGAAATACCGATGCTGCCGAAGGACGTGATCGAGGAGGCCGCCCGGCGCTCGTACCTGGCGGGCAGCGACCTGGCCGAGTCGGTGCAGCGGGTGCGCTTCACCCCGACGCAGATGGATGTGGACGAGACCTCGAAGCTCTGGGGGATGCTCTACCAGACCCCGTACGTCCTGTCGGTCTGCTACCAGGGCTCGCTGGTCCTGATCGAGGGCCGCGAACAGCCGGTCCCGGCGAAGCCGGTGGAACGGCACACGGTGCGCGCGGTGCCCTTCGGCGCACCGGGGGCGCCGGAGCCACCGGCTTCGCCGGGACCGCACGAGCCGTCTGCCGAGTCCGCCCCGGTGGAGGCGGAGGCAGAGGCGAAGACGGCACCGGAGACCGAGCCCCCGGCCCCGGCCAAGCCCACCAAGAAGCGCGCCGCGGCCGCGAAGACGGCGGCTGCCAAGACGGCCGCCGCGCCCACCCGTCCGCGCAAGACCACGGCCCGGCGCCGCGGCGGGCGCTCCGGGGACCCGGAGAGCTGA
- a CDS encoding phage tail protein: protein MAEFQVNAHRFDPYKNFKFLVLWDGRTVAGISKISPLKRTTEVVKHRNGGDPSSPRKSPGRSEFEGITLERGVTHDPEFDRWANKVWQVGAGLGAEVSLADFRKDIVIQVLNEAGQVAVSHKLYRTWPSEYQVLGELDANANAVAIQSLKLECEGWERDYEVPEPEEPSFTHPA, encoded by the coding sequence ATGGCTGAGTTCCAGGTCAACGCCCATCGCTTCGACCCGTACAAGAACTTCAAGTTTCTGGTCCTCTGGGACGGTCGTACGGTCGCGGGCATCAGCAAGATCAGTCCGCTCAAGCGCACCACCGAGGTCGTCAAACACCGCAACGGCGGCGACCCCAGCTCACCCCGCAAGTCCCCGGGCCGGTCCGAGTTCGAGGGGATCACCCTGGAGCGCGGCGTCACCCACGACCCCGAGTTCGACCGCTGGGCCAACAAGGTCTGGCAGGTCGGCGCGGGGCTCGGCGCCGAGGTCTCGCTCGCCGACTTCCGCAAGGACATCGTCATCCAGGTCCTCAACGAGGCGGGCCAGGTGGCCGTCTCGCACAAGCTCTACCGGACCTGGCCGAGCGAATACCAGGTGCTCGGTGAGCTGGACGCCAACGCCAACGCGGTCGCGATCCAGAGCCTGAAGCTGGAGTGCGAGGGCTGGGAGCGGGACTACGAGGTGCCGGAGCCGGAAGAGCCCTCGTTCACCCACCCCGCGTAG
- a CDS encoding eCIS core domain-containing protein — MSDSPSTTRDDRASARSAKRRKRKERAGTTRTPEPKDIVSGAGHPLDPSVRRDLEERLGHDLGQVRLHTDRDAGHLTELLGADAVAVGQDIFFREHTYRPGTTEGRRLLAHELLHTVQNPHGLGTLRAGRGLGAVSLPQQAIEREAESAAQELVHGGQGGGQRGGQPETDVAPEESATPGWLRYATVDADRNRMEKLDPATLVDRLANSVVRSLRGDPEDRSKRTRMQLARMPDEVQDAVLDRLETRLLSAEHERVLDFVDEIEADDNLEPEPLAAPAVEPDPVEELLFERANERRTAEEDRAEERRPAPAPGPEMDQPAAEGAPGSTPRNGGDASRKEGQDGGGNEGEKGGQDGGGNGGQKPAAPSSPSDRTSGDGRQDGEKQSEGSGKAGREQQGQEEQEEQEQQGVATPSKEESAAKNRPGAVDALVAGRQPKQEDKRGAEKPTGSPVASGKDPRPSGAISTLDGVRAQDLDGPEEQAEEDPFGSGSESEVDVGGEEKSAWDIKLQPEDFLPAQDLDVSGVPTADELDPSSSAAPPLPSFPAPPVTKADKVQAERDAEDAEDEAAEAEPEEDAADVATGTPEPSAEADRGAPGGDGLGGLGGLAVEQAAESRPGPAATRDPKSGADPKDGPVVAQMTVQEAAGRSDGGSETGEQAAKEEKDTPAAGETSGGAREKASQQAVGGQAAAQEPTAEREQKKTAAAPAGRSEPTADSPSPSPARDTQVTGGSNADTPGGASSGARSEQSSPGERTGTRTEAPAAEPTPPTTEPKKTAEPAASAPAPASAPAPTPETEKSTSAPAAKAPSGAGGGGGGGGGGGGKASAPAQSKKKDSGPSPNLSQVSPEAGLSTASKLKPHVALEAMTGVSGSVDRTVSDEHKALAAAPPSMRRPAGAPRTLQGKPKTDAPAQYSQDPAQKSEAPEQEEAEVTGAKEPEGQIEAEKAEEPGGWDTFKMALGFIGGKIVNGVASLFGADKPVVDPQALAAKFAGLPTKDEALKQAQAGNAPGVRMRGAADQTAGEQGSAVDTKGQETVATGRDDAGRGMGEDQVYPDAPQEQMAAKVPGQQGGGGGGAPQGGATTGAVPPEAASEVAEHERGPQFQAAFTDGRQRMSEGRQTKDRDFRDGQQQHKRQVDAEIAANTKSQASEREKAMTEVTAERADWRTEQDKELRSLGDKKTERHDKIRKDVKDKEEQTDKDVDKEKDDSDKKIQDKGDQAERDAEKKRDDSVQESGNWVSKAFDWIKNKVIEIKNAIVRVIREARDAVVGFIKNFKETVERWINDARKAIADAIKNFINDLIEFAKAMVRAVIDLAKRIRNVITGLIEAAIALVNKLATMLKQAITDLLNALGKLLSSILDVLKKMLLDVVKAVVDAVKAVLDFASKLLGALGDFMLIAVDFLSDPGGWLSGAKNSAVDGAKNHLFREVKSAVKEWFQSKIEEIIGVPKAVLDKLFKGGFTLERIVKETWDAIVPQLPLIIGEIVITKVVAKLIPGAGWVMAVIDAIRTAIGALGAILRAMGAVLDWLKLVRMGGAGILFAKAVAAGIVALLELAYEALLSGIGKYVAKVGRRFKAIAAKLGQGKGGKDGAGGRGGTDGEGSDRRGGKPKPDEKSQEPTSPRTSTPATRPTTTTTTKPKPTTPSRPHPKPTRPEAPGSPKTTPAVKTPAPTTKDKNGKPKDPTDDKPDTRPTPSPKPKPKPDPPAKPKPEPETRPKPDKDDNGSPPKRDDQDLAKSEDPGPTKSTEDKDGPRRPKGDNDAPHKSKKPGEDDGRRPKHDKNEDKPGSRKPKPDKDGKGSKGPRGKGNKGNKGDKGEKRDDRKEEEESSNFKDAQLALIIARIRPIIEGELEPGVHKDTLDSLLSVLRRRYRLTRLYVMGGERFQVRASLNPGGTVTRGYKQSVMRYLQKYQLPDPGISPTPQNYVRPAITTVAEYINPEYGKEYGRKPSGQYTEGWDYLVRYDLQNNPHQWDRMHLIPRQLGGPAKTSNFVPARNDINGPFYDNFEKIPANIFGEPSKLNPPLPGWYEVKLKRYAGKSPSPYPHGPAYPRGFPEKIDAAWGMYKKERGSGRSRSHWKKLQPGSRNVAALQFPPPPVPVHNYAPLSSVPINTATRPEIEVAFGFRVNLSSKRSQRKAFMDAFMQERSRVGKFNDFQEMRNAMRKYSLPSGRVIADLSGLLAMLKHRERYGYFRFN; from the coding sequence ATGAGCGATTCCCCGTCCACCACAAGGGACGACCGCGCCTCCGCCCGGTCCGCCAAGCGCCGCAAGCGCAAGGAGCGGGCCGGTACGACCCGTACGCCCGAGCCCAAGGACATCGTCAGCGGCGCCGGGCACCCCTTGGACCCGAGCGTCCGTCGCGACCTCGAAGAACGGCTGGGCCACGACCTAGGCCAGGTCCGCCTGCACACCGACCGCGACGCGGGCCACCTCACCGAACTGCTGGGCGCGGACGCGGTGGCGGTCGGCCAGGACATCTTCTTCCGCGAGCACACCTACCGCCCCGGCACGACGGAGGGCAGGCGCCTCCTCGCCCACGAACTGCTCCACACCGTCCAGAACCCCCACGGCCTCGGCACCCTCCGCGCGGGCCGCGGCCTGGGCGCGGTGAGCCTGCCCCAGCAGGCCATCGAACGCGAGGCGGAGAGCGCGGCCCAGGAACTCGTACACGGCGGGCAAGGCGGCGGGCAACGTGGCGGGCAACCGGAAACGGACGTGGCACCGGAGGAGTCCGCGACCCCGGGCTGGCTCCGCTACGCCACGGTCGACGCCGACCGCAACCGCATGGAGAAGCTCGACCCGGCCACCCTGGTCGACCGCCTCGCCAACAGCGTCGTCCGCTCCCTGCGCGGCGATCCGGAGGACCGCTCCAAGCGCACCCGAATGCAGCTGGCGCGGATGCCGGACGAGGTGCAGGACGCGGTCCTCGACCGCCTCGAAACCAGGCTCCTCAGCGCGGAGCACGAGCGGGTGCTCGACTTCGTCGACGAGATCGAGGCGGACGACAACCTGGAGCCGGAACCCCTGGCGGCCCCGGCCGTCGAGCCGGACCCGGTCGAGGAGCTGCTGTTCGAGCGCGCGAACGAGCGCCGGACGGCGGAGGAGGACCGTGCGGAGGAGCGGCGGCCGGCACCGGCACCGGGCCCAGAGATGGACCAGCCCGCCGCGGAGGGCGCCCCCGGCAGTACGCCGCGCAACGGCGGGGACGCGTCGCGGAAGGAGGGCCAGGACGGGGGCGGGAACGAGGGCGAGAAGGGGGGTCAGGACGGGGGCGGGAACGGGGGCCAGAAGCCGGCCGCACCGTCCTCGCCCTCGGACCGGACGTCCGGGGATGGGCGACAGGACGGCGAGAAGCAGTCCGAGGGCTCCGGGAAGGCCGGGAGAGAGCAACAGGGGCAGGAAGAGCAGGAAGAGCAGGAACAGCAGGGCGTCGCGACACCGAGCAAGGAGGAGTCGGCGGCCAAGAACCGTCCGGGCGCGGTCGATGCGCTCGTGGCGGGCAGGCAGCCGAAGCAGGAGGACAAACGGGGGGCGGAGAAGCCCACAGGTTCGCCGGTGGCGTCCGGCAAGGACCCCCGGCCGTCCGGCGCGATCTCCACCCTCGACGGGGTACGCGCCCAGGACCTCGACGGCCCGGAGGAGCAGGCCGAGGAGGATCCGTTCGGCTCCGGCAGCGAGTCGGAGGTCGACGTCGGGGGCGAGGAGAAGAGCGCCTGGGACATCAAGCTCCAGCCCGAGGACTTCCTGCCCGCCCAGGACCTCGACGTCTCCGGCGTACCGACCGCGGACGAGCTCGACCCCTCCTCGTCCGCCGCCCCTCCGCTCCCGTCCTTCCCCGCCCCTCCGGTGACCAAGGCCGACAAGGTCCAGGCCGAGCGGGACGCCGAGGACGCCGAGGACGAGGCGGCGGAGGCCGAACCCGAGGAGGACGCCGCCGACGTGGCCACCGGAACCCCCGAGCCCTCGGCAGAGGCGGACCGCGGCGCTCCGGGAGGCGACGGGCTCGGCGGCCTCGGCGGTCTCGCCGTGGAGCAGGCCGCGGAGAGCCGCCCGGGACCGGCCGCGACGAGGGACCCGAAGAGCGGCGCCGACCCGAAGGACGGACCCGTCGTCGCCCAGATGACGGTGCAGGAGGCCGCGGGCAGGTCCGACGGCGGCAGCGAGACCGGGGAACAGGCCGCGAAGGAGGAGAAGGACACTCCCGCGGCGGGCGAGACATCCGGCGGTGCGCGGGAAAAGGCGTCCCAGCAGGCGGTGGGCGGTCAGGCGGCCGCGCAGGAGCCCACGGCCGAACGGGAACAGAAGAAGACGGCCGCGGCGCCGGCGGGCCGGAGCGAGCCGACCGCCGACTCCCCGTCCCCCTCACCCGCGCGGGACACCCAGGTCACGGGTGGGTCGAACGCGGATACGCCGGGCGGGGCGAGCAGCGGAGCGCGAAGCGAGCAGAGTTCGCCGGGGGAGCGTACGGGGACTCGGACCGAGGCTCCGGCAGCGGAGCCGACGCCGCCCACCACGGAACCCAAGAAGACCGCCGAACCCGCGGCGTCGGCCCCCGCCCCCGCGTCCGCACCGGCCCCGACCCCGGAGACCGAGAAGTCCACGTCGGCTCCGGCGGCGAAGGCACCCAGCGGTGCGGGCGGCGGCGGAGGCGGTGGGGGCGGTGGTGGCGGCAAGGCGTCCGCCCCGGCCCAGAGCAAGAAGAAGGATTCCGGACCGTCCCCGAACCTCTCCCAGGTGTCCCCGGAAGCGGGCCTGTCCACGGCCTCGAAGCTCAAGCCCCATGTGGCGCTTGAGGCCATGACCGGCGTGAGCGGCTCGGTGGACCGCACCGTCAGCGACGAACACAAGGCGCTCGCCGCCGCCCCGCCCTCGATGCGGCGCCCGGCAGGCGCCCCGCGGACCCTCCAGGGCAAGCCGAAGACCGACGCACCGGCCCAGTACTCGCAGGACCCGGCCCAGAAGTCCGAGGCCCCGGAGCAGGAAGAGGCCGAGGTCACGGGCGCCAAGGAGCCCGAGGGCCAGATCGAGGCGGAGAAGGCCGAGGAGCCGGGCGGCTGGGACACCTTCAAGATGGCGCTGGGCTTCATCGGCGGCAAGATCGTGAACGGGGTCGCGAGCCTTTTCGGCGCCGACAAACCCGTAGTGGACCCCCAGGCCCTGGCCGCGAAGTTCGCCGGGCTGCCGACCAAGGACGAAGCGCTCAAGCAGGCCCAGGCGGGCAACGCACCGGGCGTGCGGATGCGGGGCGCCGCCGACCAGACGGCCGGTGAGCAGGGCTCCGCCGTCGACACCAAGGGCCAGGAGACCGTCGCGACGGGCCGCGACGACGCCGGCCGGGGGATGGGCGAGGACCAGGTCTATCCCGACGCTCCCCAGGAACAGATGGCCGCGAAGGTCCCCGGACAGCAGGGCGGCGGGGGCGGCGGTGCGCCCCAGGGCGGCGCCACGACGGGGGCCGTACCGCCCGAGGCCGCGTCGGAAGTGGCCGAGCACGAACGCGGACCGCAGTTCCAGGCGGCATTCACCGACGGCCGGCAGCGCATGTCCGAAGGGCGGCAGACCAAGGACCGCGACTTCCGGGACGGCCAGCAGCAACACAAGCGACAGGTCGACGCCGAGATAGCCGCCAACACCAAGAGCCAGGCGAGCGAGCGCGAGAAGGCGATGACAGAGGTCACCGCCGAACGCGCGGACTGGCGCACGGAGCAGGACAAGGAGCTCCGGTCTCTCGGGGACAAGAAAACCGAACGGCACGACAAGATCCGCAAGGACGTCAAGGACAAGGAAGAGCAGACCGACAAGGACGTCGACAAGGAGAAGGACGACAGCGACAAGAAGATCCAGGACAAGGGCGACCAGGCCGAACGGGACGCCGAGAAGAAGCGCGACGACAGCGTCCAGGAGTCCGGCAACTGGGTCAGCAAGGCCTTCGACTGGATCAAGAACAAGGTCATCGAGATCAAGAACGCGATTGTCCGCGTCATCAGGGAGGCGCGTGACGCGGTCGTCGGCTTCATCAAGAACTTCAAGGAGACGGTCGAACGCTGGATCAACGACGCCCGCAAGGCGATCGCCGACGCGATCAAGAACTTCATCAACGACCTGATCGAGTTCGCCAAGGCGATGGTGCGGGCCGTCATCGACCTGGCCAAGCGCATCAGGAACGTCATCACGGGCCTGATCGAGGCGGCGATCGCCCTCGTCAACAAGCTCGCCACCATGCTCAAGCAGGCCATCACCGACCTGCTGAACGCCCTCGGCAAGCTGCTGAGCAGCATCCTCGACGTCCTCAAGAAGATGCTGCTCGACGTGGTGAAGGCCGTCGTGGACGCGGTCAAGGCAGTCCTGGACTTCGCCTCCAAACTGCTGGGCGCGCTCGGCGACTTCATGCTCATCGCGGTCGACTTCCTCTCCGACCCCGGCGGCTGGCTGAGCGGCGCCAAGAACTCGGCGGTGGACGGCGCGAAGAACCACCTGTTCAGGGAGGTCAAGTCCGCCGTCAAGGAGTGGTTCCAGTCCAAGATCGAGGAGATCATCGGCGTCCCGAAGGCCGTCCTGGACAAGCTGTTCAAGGGCGGCTTCACCCTGGAGCGGATCGTCAAGGAGACGTGGGACGCGATCGTCCCCCAACTCCCCCTCATCATCGGCGAGATCGTCATCACCAAGGTCGTCGCCAAGCTCATCCCGGGCGCCGGCTGGGTGATGGCCGTCATCGACGCCATCCGCACGGCCATCGGCGCGCTCGGCGCGATCCTGCGCGCGATGGGCGCGGTCCTCGACTGGCTGAAGCTCGTCCGCATGGGCGGCGCGGGAATCCTCTTCGCGAAGGCCGTCGCGGCGGGCATCGTGGCGCTCCTCGAACTGGCCTACGAGGCCCTGCTGTCCGGCATCGGCAAGTACGTCGCCAAGGTGGGCCGGCGCTTCAAGGCCATCGCCGCCAAGCTGGGCCAGGGCAAGGGCGGCAAGGACGGAGCCGGCGGCAGGGGCGGTACGGACGGGGAGGGCTCGGACCGACGGGGCGGCAAGCCGAAGCCCGACGAGAAGTCGCAAGAGCCGACCTCACCGAGGACGAGTACTCCCGCAACGCGCCCCACAACGACAACGACCACAAAGCCGAAGCCCACAACGCCGTCGCGCCCCCACCCCAAACCCACCAGGCCCGAAGCCCCCGGCAGCCCCAAGACCACACCCGCCGTCAAGACCCCGGCCCCCACAACCAAGGACAAGAACGGCAAGCCGAAGGACCCAACGGACGACAAGCCCGACACCCGCCCGACCCCGTCCCCGAAGCCCAAACCCAAGCCGGACCCCCCGGCCAAGCCGAAGCCCGAACCGGAGACGAGGCCCAAGCCGGACAAGGACGACAACGGCTCCCCGCCGAAGCGCGACGACCAGGACCTGGCCAAGTCCGAGGATCCGGGCCCGACCAAGTCCACAGAGGACAAGGACGGCCCCCGCAGGCCCAAGGGCGACAACGACGCTCCTCACAAGTCCAAGAAGCCCGGGGAGGATGACGGCAGGAGGCCCAAGCACGACAAGAACGAAGACAAGCCGGGTTCCCGGAAACCCAAACCCGATAAGGACGGTAAAGGGAGTAAGGGACCACGCGGGAAGGGGAATAAGGGGAATAAGGGGGACAAGGGCGAAAAGCGTGACGACCGGAAAGAAGAGGAGGAGTCGTCCAACTTCAAGGATGCGCAGTTGGCGCTGATCATCGCCAGGATTCGCCCGATCATCGAAGGTGAGCTCGAGCCTGGAGTGCACAAGGATACGCTGGACTCCCTGCTTTCCGTTCTGCGCCGCCGGTATCGCCTCACCCGGCTTTACGTGATGGGCGGCGAGAGATTTCAGGTGCGCGCCAGCCTCAACCCTGGCGGCACAGTGACGCGAGGCTACAAGCAGAGCGTGATGCGGTATCTCCAGAAATATCAACTACCGGATCCGGGGATCAGCCCGACGCCACAGAACTATGTGCGGCCGGCCATCACGACAGTGGCCGAGTACATAAATCCAGAGTATGGAAAGGAATACGGGAGGAAACCGTCGGGGCAGTACACCGAAGGCTGGGATTACCTGGTGAGGTATGACCTCCAGAACAATCCGCACCAATGGGATCGCATGCACCTGATCCCCCGGCAATTGGGAGGTCCCGCCAAGACATCCAACTTCGTTCCTGCCAGGAACGACATAAACGGACCCTTCTACGATAATTTCGAGAAGATACCGGCGAACATATTCGGTGAACCGTCGAAGTTGAATCCGCCACTTCCCGGGTGGTACGAGGTGAAGCTGAAGCGTTACGCGGGCAAAAGCCCTAGCCCCTATCCGCATGGCCCCGCGTACCCCAGGGGATTCCCCGAAAAGATCGATGCCGCGTGGGGCATGTACAAAAAGGAGCGAGGTTCGGGACGCAGCCGCTCGCATTGGAAAAAGCTACAGCCCGGATCGCGGAACGTGGCGGCGCTGCAGTTCCCACCTCCTCCGGTCCCGGTGCACAACTACGCCCCGCTCTCCTCGGTTCCGATCAATACGGCCACGCGTCCTGAAATCGAAGTCGCATTTGGATTCCGGGTGAATCTCTCCAGTAAGCGCTCCCAGCGGAAAGCGTTCATGGATGCCTTCATGCAGGAGCGGAGCAGGGTCGGGAAGTTCAACGACTTTCAGGAGATGAGAAACGCGATGCGGAAGTATTCCCTCCCGAGCGGGAGAGTGATAGCAGACCTTTCTGGACTCCTGGCCATGCTGAAACACCGGGAAAGGTACGGTTACTTCAGGTTCAACTAA
- a CDS encoding ATP-binding protein, whose product MGTRDRRASAATDAGAGANTGAGANTGAGGDSFAAGSIVAEDGQALAAAVQAVLARVDAHAHHATTNGHRPGAAAHGERARGAAASGEKADRKADQKADRQADRQAIHGPATLDALAACFGLSTFERQLVLLAAAAELDPTAAARCAAASGDPARTHPTFSLALAALDEPHWSALTPVSPLRRWRLIELDDKTRLTTSRLRIDERVLHFLAGSPYLDARLHGLLRRAPVPPPLPASYDRAADRVAEGWNESRPQAPLRVELVGGDLTTRTDIAATAARRTGLALYVMASEDVPSDAAERDRLARLWQREAVLLPAALLLEVGEMDREQAAATDAFIDAAAVPLVVSGPDPRRTGRARGERVTVPPLDDTEQLALWADAFADIPQMRETHLRSLVAQFQLPPHVIRSAAAAVRRDLPDAADPDPTALAWRAGLIEARIGLDELGRRIEPEAAWDDLVLADHQSRILREIVAHVRQRATVHQEWGFAATLRRGLGVTALFAGGSGTGKTLAAEVLAKELGLDLFIIDLSQVVSKYIGETEKNLRKVFDAAERGGALLLFDEADALFGKRSEVKDSHDRYANLEVSYLLMRMEAYRGLAVLTTNMKKALDPAFMRRIRFVVDFPFPGAGERAEIWRRVLPAQAPMKDIDTERLAQLTVAGGSIRNIALSGAFLAAEEGDRLQMRHMLAAARTEYQKLDRSLTPSEVHGWV is encoded by the coding sequence ATGGGTACGCGGGACCGCCGCGCATCGGCAGCCACCGATGCCGGCGCGGGCGCCAATACCGGCGCGGGCGCCAATACCGGCGCGGGCGGAGACTCCTTCGCGGCTGGGTCCATCGTGGCCGAGGACGGACAGGCCCTGGCGGCCGCCGTCCAGGCCGTACTGGCCCGGGTCGACGCCCACGCGCACCACGCCACCACCAACGGCCACCGACCAGGCGCCGCCGCGCACGGCGAGCGGGCACGCGGTGCGGCCGCGTCCGGCGAGAAGGCGGACCGAAAGGCGGACCAGAAGGCGGACCGGCAGGCGGACCGGCAGGCGATCCACGGCCCCGCCACCCTCGACGCGCTCGCCGCCTGCTTCGGTCTCAGCACCTTCGAGCGTCAGCTCGTCCTGCTCGCGGCGGCCGCCGAACTGGACCCCACCGCCGCCGCCAGGTGCGCCGCCGCGAGCGGCGACCCGGCCCGTACGCACCCCACCTTCTCGCTCGCCCTCGCCGCGCTCGACGAACCGCACTGGAGCGCGCTCACTCCCGTGTCCCCGCTCCGCCGCTGGCGGCTGATCGAGCTCGACGACAAGACCCGCCTCACCACCTCCCGGCTCCGGATCGACGAGCGCGTCCTGCACTTCCTGGCCGGATCGCCCTACCTCGACGCGCGTCTGCACGGCCTGCTGCGCCGCGCCCCCGTCCCACCGCCGCTGCCCGCCTCGTACGACCGGGCGGCGGACCGTGTGGCCGAGGGCTGGAACGAGTCCCGTCCGCAGGCCCCGCTGCGGGTCGAGCTCGTCGGCGGCGACCTGACCACCCGTACCGATATCGCCGCCACGGCCGCCCGCCGCACCGGGCTCGCCCTGTACGTCATGGCCTCGGAGGACGTTCCCTCCGACGCGGCCGAACGCGACCGCCTCGCCCGTCTCTGGCAGCGTGAGGCCGTCCTGCTGCCCGCCGCCCTCCTGCTGGAGGTCGGCGAGATGGACCGGGAACAGGCCGCCGCCACCGACGCGTTCATCGACGCGGCCGCCGTGCCCCTCGTCGTCTCCGGCCCGGACCCGCGCCGGACCGGCCGCGCGCGCGGCGAGCGCGTCACCGTGCCCCCGCTGGACGACACCGAACAACTCGCCCTCTGGGCCGACGCCTTCGCGGACATCCCCCAGATGCGGGAGACCCATCTCCGCTCCCTCGTGGCCCAGTTCCAGCTGCCGCCGCACGTCATCCGGTCCGCGGCCGCCGCCGTACGCCGTGACCTCCCGGACGCGGCCGACCCGGACCCCACCGCGCTCGCCTGGCGCGCCGGGCTCATCGAGGCGCGCATCGGCCTGGACGAGCTGGGCCGCCGTATCGAACCCGAGGCCGCCTGGGACGATCTGGTGCTCGCCGATCACCAGTCGCGGATCCTGCGCGAGATCGTCGCCCACGTACGGCAGCGCGCCACCGTGCACCAGGAGTGGGGATTCGCCGCGACACTGCGCCGTGGCCTGGGCGTCACCGCCCTCTTCGCGGGCGGCTCCGGCACCGGCAAGACCCTCGCCGCCGAGGTGCTGGCCAAGGAGCTGGGCCTGGACCTCTTCATCATCGACCTCTCCCAGGTGGTCAGCAAATACATCGGCGAGACCGAGAAGAACCTGCGCAAGGTCTTCGACGCCGCCGAGCGCGGGGGCGCGCTGCTGCTCTTCGACGAGGCGGACGCGCTGTTCGGCAAGCGCAGCGAGGTCAAGGACAGCCACGACCGGTACGCCAACCTGGAGGTCAGCTATCTGCTGATGCGCATGGAGGCGTACCGGGGCCTGGCCGTCCTCACCACCAACATGAAGAAGGCCCTCGACCCGGCCTTCATGCGCCGCATCCGTTTCGTCGTCGACTTCCCCTTCCCCGGCGCGGGCGAACGCGCCGAGATCTGGCGCCGGGTGCTGCCCGCCCAGGCGCCGATGAAGGACATCGACACCGAACGCCTCGCCCAACTCACCGTGGCCGGCGGCTCCATCCGCAATATCGCGCTCTCCGGCGCCTTCCTGGCCGCCGAGGAGGGCGACCGCCTCCAGATGCGCCACATGCTGGCGGCGGCGCGCACCGAGTACCAGAAGCTGGACCGTTCGCTCACACCCTCGGAGGTCCACGGATGGGTCTGA